From Balearica regulorum gibbericeps isolate bBalReg1 chromosome 13, bBalReg1.pri, whole genome shotgun sequence, a single genomic window includes:
- the RGS9BP gene encoding regulator of G-protein signaling 9-binding protein: MVKEECKALLDALNKVTACYRHMVLTIGGTSDSQNLREELKKTRQKAQELAVANRNKLTTVLKDKTVSKEDKAEFERLWVIFSTCLEILEIDMRRALELGHEFPLNVPKKHLIQTGMSGGTSGVAARAMSVQNMKYEAEHNIDVVDLKDLENEINQVGEMMYEMEMKVNVPQWTVEAKQDPGAELKSTISVGASSIGMISVEENKSFCDISKILAGIIFSAVLIIAIVLAVCVVKLS, from the coding sequence ATGGTGAAGGAGGAATGCAAAGCGCTGCTGGACGCGCTCAACAAAGTGACCGCTTGCTACCGGCACATGGTGCTGACCATCGGCGGCACCTCGGACTCCCAGAACCTGCGGGAGGAGCTCAAAAAAACCCGGCAGAAAGCCCAGGAGCTAGCGGTGGCCAACAGGAACAAGCTCACCACGGTCCTGAAGGACAAAACCGTGAGTAAAGAAGATAAAGCCGAGTTCGAGAGGCTATGGGTGATTTTCTCCACGTGCCTAGAGATCCTGGAGATCGACATGAGGAGAGCCCTGGAGCTGGGCCACGAGTTCCCACTAAACGTCCCCAAAAAGCACCTGATCCAGACAGGCATGAGTGGGGGAACCTCTGGTGTGGCTGCCAGGGCGATGAGCGTCCAGAACATGAAATACGAGGCTGAGCACAATATAGACGTGGTGGATTTGAAAGACCTTGAGAACGAAATCAACCAGGTAGGAGAGATGATGTACGAGATGGAAATGAAGGTCAATGTCCCCCAGTGGACAGTAGAGGCTAAGCAAGACCCAGGGGCTGAACTAAAATCCACCATCAGCGTGGGCGCTTCTTCTATTGGCATGATCTCTgtggaggaaaataaatccttctgcGATATCAGCAAAATTCTAGCTGGGATTATTTTCTCCGCTGTGCTCATTATCGCTATTGTCCTGGCAGTGTGTGTGGTAAAACTCTCTTAG
- the NUDT19 gene encoding acyl-coenzyme A diphosphatase NUDT19 translates to MNSRLRHWKEAATLLLAAGTPARLPRSPLGPFDYELLLLQRSSRSGFMPSAHVFPGGLVEAADFSADWLGLLPAAPQCGLGLVKPPPLGSSRAPLFATDRERLGSPLPGEVAFRICAIRETFEEAGILLLVPGRGTTAGSGPAPPLPAERLPPAAELSEWRRRVQEDPACFLQLCRHLDCVPNIWALQEWSNWLTPVGRAGRGGRRYDTAFYLCCLEKRPPHTSQDDQEVTAFLWSSPPEAIECFKSEEIWFPPPQFYELCRLCNFSSLHELHKFSSDRALEGCERWMPVMLTASDGYIQLLPGDELYPEDPDYTGEKKIIMSTNKRVEDLMKEGSIFHRIVIKTINNLAVYVNIQAKYKHMNPLMINSDCSDYNSRL, encoded by the exons ATGAACTCGCGGCTGCGGCACTGGAAAGAAGCGGCGACGCTGCTGCTGGCGGCAGGCACGCCGGCCCGGCTGCCGCGCTCCCCGCTCGGCCCCTTTGATtatgagctgctgctgctccagcggAGCTCCCGCAGTGGCTTCATGCCCAGCGCCCACGTCTTCCCGGGGGGCCTGGTGGAGGCGGCGGATTTCTCCGCCGactggctggggctgctgcccgcCGCGCCTCAGTGCGGGCTCGGCCTCGTGAAACCGCCGCCTCTCGGCAGCAGCCGGGCTCCGCTCTTCGCTACCGACCGGGAGCGGCTGGGCTCGCCGCTGCCGGGGGAAGTCGCCTTCCGCATCTGCGCTATCAGGGAAACTTTCGAGGAGGCGGGAATCTTGCTGTTGGTGCCGGGGCGCGGCACGACGGCGGGCAGCGGCCCGGCCCCCCCGTTGCCAGCGGAGCGCTTGCCCCCCGCCGCGGAGCTGAGCGAGTGGCGGCGCCGGGTGCAGGAGGACCCGGCCTGCTTCTTGCAGCTGTGCCGGCACCTGGACTGCGTCCCCAATATTTGGGCGCTGCAGGAGTGGAGCAACTGGCTGACACCCGTGGGGAGGGCTGGTCGCGGCGGCCGACGCTACGACACGGCTTTCTACCTGTGCTGCCTGGAGAAGCGGCCGCCCCACACCTCGCAGGACGACCAAGAGGTGACAGCCTTCCTG TGGTCATCACCTCCTGAAGCCATTGAATGCtttaaatctgaagaaataTGGTTTCCTCCACCTCAGTTCTATGAATTGTGTAGGCTGTGCAACTTCTCATCACTCCATGAGTTACACAAGTTCAGCTCTGATCGAGCTCTAGAGGGATGTGAACGTTGGATGCCTGTGATGTTAACCGCTTCAGATGGCTACATTCAGCTATTGCCAG GAGATGAGTTATATCCAGAAGATCCAGATTatacaggagaaaagaaaataatcatgtCAACAAATAAGAGGGTTGAAGATCTCATGAAAGAGGGTAGTATATTTCACAGGATAGTAATAAAAACCATCAACAATCTTGCTGTCTATGTTAATATTCaagcaaaatataaacatatgaATCCATTGATGATAAACTCTGATTGTTCAGATTACAACAGCAGATTATAA